The following proteins are encoded in a genomic region of Streptococcus equi subsp. equi:
- a CDS encoding phage protein, translated as MSRLSNAQLKAFDEWLFDYRFIDNKIALRKLELQTDMNTEVDKNIGGGRANFVSKVTEDVVARWDSDRELKGLSNFKEAVIATLNLLDEELTDIFNLRWGVGSSNTWEEIAYTRHLSRKSIYRKRERILEIFSKKIGM; from the coding sequence ATGAGTAGATTATCTAATGCACAGCTAAAGGCTTTTGATGAATGGTTGTTTGATTATCGTTTTATTGATAACAAGATTGCACTTCGAAAACTTGAGCTACAAACTGACATGAATACAGAAGTAGATAAAAATATCGGTGGAGGAAGAGCAAATTTTGTTTCAAAAGTTACTGAGGATGTGGTTGCAAGGTGGGATTCAGATAGGGAACTAAAGGGTCTATCCAATTTCAAAGAAGCAGTTATTGCAACGCTAAATCTTTTGGATGAAGAACTAACTGATATTTTTAATCTTAGGTGGGGCGTCGGTTCAAGTAACACTTGGGAAGAAATTGCCTATACAAGACATCTGTCGCGTAAGTCTATTTACCGCAAAAGAGAGCGG